The genome window GGCACTCGGAACTCAGCACTCAGCACTCAGCACTCAGCACTCAGCACTCAGCACTCAGCACTCAGCACTCAGCACTCAGCACTCAGCACTCAGCACTCAGCACTCAGCACTCAGCACTCAGCACTTTTCACCCCGGAGCCCGATGCGTCTCGAAAACAAGGTCATCTTCGTAACCGGCGGCGGCAGCGGCATGGGCCGCGTGGCCGCCGAGGCGTTCTGCCGCGAGGGCGCGCGCGTGGCCGTGGCCGACGTGACGGAGGACGCGGGGCGCGAGGCCGCCGACGCCGCGAAGGCCGCCGGCGGCGACGCCTTCTTCGTGCGCTGCGACGTGTCGAAGGAGAGCGACGTGCGCGACGCCATCGCCGCCACGGTCGAGCGCTTCGGGCGGCTGGACGTGCTGTACAACAACGCGGGGATCATGATGGAGCAGGACCGCTCCGTCGTCGACACCGACGAGTCCGTGTGGGACCGCACGCTCGGCGTGAACGTCAAGGGGATCTACTTCTGCTGCAAGTACGGCATCCCCCAGATGGTGAAGGGCGGCGGCGGGTCGGTCATCAACATCGCCAGCTTCGTGGCGCTGGTGGGGTGCAGCGTGCCGCAGGACGCGT of Longimicrobium sp. contains these proteins:
- a CDS encoding glucose 1-dehydrogenase, yielding MRLENKVIFVTGGGSGMGRVAAEAFCREGARVAVADVTEDAGREAADAAKAAGGDAFFVRCDVSKESDVRDAIAATVERFGRLDVLYNNAGIMMEQDRSVVDTDESVWDRTLGVNVKGIYFCCKYGIPQMVKGGGGSVINIASFVALVGCSVPQDAYTASKGAVIALTKSLAVQFGPQGVRTNALCPGPIETPLMTEWLLSDPEAKRIRLARNPSGRFGRPEDIVNAGIYLASDESTWTNGAEIVIDGGITSNYF